Within the Anguilla rostrata isolate EN2019 chromosome 6, ASM1855537v3, whole genome shotgun sequence genome, the region GTTTGCTGGTGCCTATCTTAATTCTAAACAAGACCaagtcaaaacctagtatatggctggacctaacacacttcatccggccgaccaatggtgtaacttcatcactcagtcagatcACTCAAttactcagtcacagacattcgcgtttgtagggctggccccactgttgcggtccagccaaaaataatggCCTTTTACTGTATACGTCCTCTAGTCAGAAATGTATAGAAGTAATCTTAAAAAGAGGATTTATCTCTTTCTAATCTAATTCTCATATAGCCTTCTATGGGAAATGCTGTGAATGTGTCCAGGAACATAGCCATTTCTGTTTATAACAAAAACACTACTGTGAAAAACTTGTTGAAATCCTTCATGGtgaaacttttatttgttttcttcagaCTGACACTGCAAACGTTCAGGTCACACAGTTCAAAGGAAGACAACCTTGGACTCATTCTATGTGGAAACTTTATGAAATGCAACCAAGATTAATAGCATGAGGCTGCAGGGTTCAGGGGTCCTGGCactcacaggaacacacacaggggccctggcattcacaggaacacacacaggggccctggcattcacaggaacacacacaggggccctggcactcacaggaacacacacagaggccctggcactcacaggaacacacacaggggtccTGGCactcacaggaacacacacaggggccctGACGctcacaggaacacacacaggggccctggcattcacaggaacacacacagaggccctggcattcacaggaacacacacaggggccctggcattcacaggaacacacacaggggccctggcactcacaggaacacacacaggggccctggcattcacaggaacacacacagagggtcCTGCACATGCTCCAGTCCTGTGGGTCTGTAATCACAGGCCAGACTGCCTCTGCTTTACATTTCTTCAAATTCACACTCTGGATTACAGTGGACGTCCTAcggttattattattcttttttttttttcatattgttttCTGCAGGAAGAGgccccagacagacagacagacagacagacatgcttGACTATGCTTTGGAGCTGAGAATGCAGAAAATGGGCGATTAGATCCATATAAGCCCACTGgaaaacacacatcatgcaGCCCGCTTTCTCTGTGCAGGACCTCCCAGCTGGAGACAAACTCTACAGTCACCGCTGCTCAGAGACATAAAacagggagaaaatggcaaagaGCTCATATCTGTCTCATGAAGGTTACAGATACAGTATAAACAGAAGGTATTCTGGGATAGCCTGACAAAATGGCAGATGGAGTGTCTGTCTTAACACCTACAGGACTGCGTCAGCATGTATTGGACACAAGATCAGTATGTTGGTGGTTAATAAAGATGGTGGCATCAATGCTGTGAGGTCAAAGACAGTCACTCCCACAGTCACAGACCTGCACATGCATGGAAGCTATGCACAGACgtgcagctcctgcagaagCTTAGCTTGCATAATTGTAGTGAGCACTGCAGCTGGAAATCTGTCCCAGAAACGGTGACAGGTTAGATCTGGCTGCACAAGTCTTcacaaaaaacatgcttttaacTGCcactgtttaatttattttgctttttaaaattggggataaaaaaatatttgcaaaaataaaacactgaaaggtTGCAGTCCAAACGAAGTGTGATAAAAACAGATTACATCAGGAACGATCATTAATagaatgaaagaagaaaactaaacattaaaataaagaattccCACCAaactgtttaataaaacataagttTTGAAACATTCAGTCTGCCTGCAGTCAGCCAGTTCACAGGGACGAAAGCCTGAAACCTCAATGCGCTTTAGTCCTCTGTCCTTTCCTGGGAGCACACACTGCTGAACCTGCTTACTTCACACCCTCCCTTCCTCATCTCTGTCCTCTTCTCCCTGGTTCCttttccagctctctctccaccgCGGAGGCAGGCTCTGGCTGGTAGGAGGCGGGGCGAAAGCAGGGGGCGTGGCTTGGAGGCGAGGCTCAGAcggtgtgtgactgtgggccAGGGGGCTGGCTGACGGAGTAGAGCTGCTCCTCAGAGCGGCTGTGGGTGGACAGGATGCTGTTCAGGCTGCAGTGCAATCCCTCTCCTGCCTCCATCTCtacctgctgcaggtgtgtctccatctctacctgctgcaggtgtgtctccatctctacctgctgcaggtgtgtctcCATCTCTACCTGCTGTAGGTGTGTCTCCATCTCTAtctgctgcaggtgtgtctcCATCTCTACCTGCTGTAGGTGTGTCTCCATGTCTAtctgctgcaggtgtgtctcCATCTCTATCTGCTGCAGgtgtctctccatctctacctgctgcaggtgtgtctccatctctacctgctgcaggtgtgtctccatctctacctgctgcaggtgtgtctcAATCTCCACCTGCACTTTGATGCTGGCACCCTCCCTGCAgtaacacacaggaacaccacTACATCCTGGGCGTTTCTGCAGCAAATCTACTAACTCCCATTAGATACAGTAATTCCCTGCAATCTGTAAATAAACGCTGAAAACACATCATGAGGACATCACTGAGCCTAACCATAACCTCTGCTCATTAAGGGAAAGCaattacatatactgtatatatatgaccaaaagtatctggacaccccttggtctggggctgtttttcatggtttggggctCGGCCAAGAAATTCCAGAAACTGACCAGCTCATGCCTAGTGAGGATTAAGCTCATAGGGGAACATGAGAAGGGCCTTATGGTAGGCATGTGTTACCGGCCACCAGCTTCAGATAGTTGTGTGAATACAATGCTCtttggaaacataaaacaagcttgtcaggaAGGTGGGAATATTACTATCatagataaaagctatgaggaaagacttaagatgcttaatctcttcaagcttagtgaAAAGAGATTTAGGGGGGATTTatttgaggcttttaaattcataaaggggattaacAGAGTGAaatacaagagattcttcaggttgagttctgttagaaTGAgggggcattaaaaaaaagtaaattccattcagacattaggaagaatgttttcatgcagaaagtggtcaatgtgtggaacagcctgccaggtcatacagtagaggcagaaacgctgcagattttcaagaccaggcttgataaggtgttagatactatctagtctgtaggtaatcagagaaCTACGTACAatttaggaaaatggcaagcattgttctCTTCTAATGCTATTCTTGTTATGTCATGTTACGTTgttgaaatgattttgttgagggcggtgtggaagaacttgactgccctgcacagagtcctgacctcaaccccatccaacaacTTAGGGATCAActgaaaagccaactgcgagtGAGGCCAAATCGCCCAATCAATGTCTCACTAATGctgttctggctgaatggaagcaaatccctgcagcaatgttcTAACATCTAATACAAAGCCTACCCAGAAGCGTGgcggttgttatagcagcaaagggcgGACTAACTGATGCCCACAGATTTGGATAAGATGTTGGCTGCCAGGGgggtccacatacttttggccatgtagtatatATACAGaagggtgacaaattaaaggaaaaacctgaataaatgagtggagaaacataacaaatgcagatggtTCCATACAGGTGCACCGCATGATACAATtgagcaattaacatcctatcatgctctgtggcattcTGAgtaggcccagttgacctcgattttggatcaagatgacAAGAGtaatctaagtgactttgaaagagggttcattattggggcacggatagcaggagcttcagtcacaaagactgctcaactggcagTGTAAATAGGGctggaaattgtggttgaaagagCACATTCGATGACCATGATACTTGTGCATTAGTGTAATACATAGGAAAAACAGAATAGCAACTCTTCCTCTGGTAagtgagaatgtcaatgcatgatgtgatcagactgtgtcagtaaGAACAGTCAGTCGACAACTACAAGAGAGGGATATGCAGATATGTAGGGTGGCaatgcataaacccctcattacaaagatgaacacacattttagtggtgcaaaaaccatagagTAGATGGGTGGCAGTGCAGAACAATGGGTAAGGAgtcggtcttgtaacctaaaggtcacaggttcgattccctggtaagacactgccgttgtacccttgagccttaacccgcattgcttcagtatatatccagctgtatttgTGGCATgcaccaagagaacggtacaggtctgaatgcttgacccctacagtgagagGCTCCTGTGGCTGTTATGCTGTTGGGGACATTCTCAAACAccaacaccaaatgagggaatgtGGGAatgtgttccatccctccagtagagttccagagacttgaaTAATCTATGCCATGGCACATTGAAGCTGACATCTGGCAGCTCTTGAAGCCCTAACAGCTTACTAAGAGactttttgttggtttttcctttaatgtgtCACCTctctgtatatacatatatacaatcCTGTTCTACAGCCTACACAGGAAGTGACCATCTCTTCAAAGGAAAAataagacaggaagtggcaagACTCACGGCAAGGAGGTGTCGAGCGTGGAGTCCAGCCACTCGTCCCGCCCAGCACAGCCAGGAGGGACAGGggggctggtgctggtgctgggcaGCACACTGACTTCCTGTGCGCTAGCTTCCTGTGTGCTAGCTTTCTGTAAGCTAGCTTCCTGGGCATTGGCTTCACTGAACACCAGGCTGGACTGGCCCATCCAGTGGTCACTGACTACATGAGAGAATTGAAGATCTTCAAGAGAAGTTGAAATCAGATGAGGTCACCCAAGAAAaaagcctgccaggtcacatgacactCACATGTCCACAGATAGCTGTGGGCACTAATGCACAGAAGTttcctgagaaaaaaacattattggtTTTATGTCACTTCTGTTAATTCACCATCACTACATTCTAACTGCCAAGCTACTGATAGACAGTTGAGTCTGACAAGACCATAGTGGAGTTGTTGTCCTAAAGGTTCAACAGGAACTTTAACTGCATCCTCGCCCGGCTGGCAGACATTACTAGCAGACAGCAGAGCAGGTAGAGCAGCCTGGCCTAACCTGAACTACTGCTGTAAGGCCCAGTCATGCTTCCCCATTCATCAGGGGTTTACACTGCACAGTGCAGATGGGCGTGGCCTGTCAAGGGCATGATTCAGCACTTACAATTGGCCAGGTCTTCTAGTCGGATTTTTCTGGGTTCCGGTTGCTCCTTCGGGGTCCTACACCAACCATTTCGACAGAGCGACATGGGGACCACGCCATACACATAGGTCATCATCAGGGGCACGCCTACTCCTGCAAAAAAGACAATGATTAACTGCCAGTCAAAAGGGACCAAATCTGCCTATAAAGGTGAGAAGGATGCAACCATCAAGAATAAAGAAGCATGCACcctgatacagcacacagaacactgcagcaccctgatacagcacacagaacactgcagcaccctgatacagcacacagaacactgcagcaccctgatacagcacacagaacactgcagcaccctgatacagcacacagaacactgcagcaCCCTGATACAGCACATAGAACATTGCAGCACCCTGATACAGCACATAGAACACTGCAGCACCCTGAAACAGCACCCAGAACACTGCAGCACcctgatacagcacacagaacactgcagcaccctgatacagcacacagaacactgcagcaCCCTGATACAGCACTCAGAACACTGCAGCACcctgatacagcacacagaacactgcagcaccctgatacagcacacagaacactgcagcaccctgatacagcacacagaacactgcagcaCCCTGACATAATTATGCATTGCTACAAGCTACAGAACTGCTATCACAGAGCTGCAAGCCCAGTGCATCCTTAACACAGCAGGTGCAGGTGGGGGCCATATCGGGCACAGTGCAGGTGGGGGCCATATCGGGCATGGTGCAGGTGGGGGCCATATTGGGCACAGTGCAGGTGGGGGCCATATCGGGCATAGTGCAGGTGGGGGCCATATCGGGCACAGTGCAGGTGGGGCCATATCGGGCACAGTGCAGGTGGGGGCCATATCGGGCATAGTGCAGGTGGGGGCCATATCGGGCATAGTGCAGGTGGGGGCCATATCGGGCACAGTGCAGGTGGGGGCCATATCGGGCACAGTGCAGGTGGGGGCCATATCGGGCACAGTGCAGGTGGGGGCCATATCGGGCACAGTGCAGGTGGGGGCCATATCGGGCACAGTGCAGGTGGGGGCCATATCGGGCACAGTGCAGGTGGGGGCCATATCGGGCACAGTGCAGGTGGGGGCCATATCGGGCACAGTGCAGGTGGGGGCCATATCGGGCACAGTGCAGGTGGGGGCCATATCGGGCATAGTGCAGGTGGGGGCCATATCGGGCATAGTGCAGGTGGGGGCCATATCAGGCACAGTAGTCAGTTAAAATAtgagaaatgaaagaataagAACTGGACTCACCGACAGTGACAGCTGCTATAACTGGGGAAACAAACACTGACATCATGACCCCACTGGCCACGGTCAGGTAGTGTTTACTTCCTGAgatgttgtttttcttgcatCGACTGTGTACCTAGGACAGGTGAggaaaaacagccattttatcTTTGTGACATCGCATCCATACACATGACATCATAtccatacatatttaaaattgtaGTTAATACATATAGGGCATTGAACGGTCAGACACCGCCCTACATAAGCAAGCTTATTAGCCCTTATGCCACCAATAGGGCCCTATGGCAATCCCctaatctagattaaaaacaacaggagacCAGGCTTTTACCACAGTGGCTCCCAAACTGTGGAACAGTCTCCCTTTAGAGCTGCAGTTTTAGACTCATCTGTACAGACTGGCTTTCAGTTAGGGTTCCTGCTTGATCTCTGTGGCATGgctctgttttatttacaatatctgttttatttattttcatttttttaaaaatttttatattttatatttatctattttcttatttattaatactgtatttttgtctctgtgaagcactttgtgaacATGTTCTTGAAAGGTGTTACATAAAGTTAATTTACTTACTAAAGTTTacttacatgacattacatccacacacatggcATTACATCCATGGGGGGTTtgtggggcctggggggggggggtctgctttCAATAGAGTTCTCCTTACCACTTCCCCTCCTGCTCATATATAAACTACACATGGGTGTGTTCCAAAGCAGCAAACCACTGGTCCATCCTAAAGATTGACCTTAAAAACAGAACTGCTGGATGCTGGGTGTGGCAGGGCGTGGTCAGGAGTCTGGCAGGGCGTGGTCAGGAGTCTGGCTGGGCGTGGCCATACCTTGCGGCCCATGTATATGGGAATCCCAACGATGATGACGGGGATGGCAATGCCAGCGATGAGGGAGATGACCACGGGCGCCCCCAGCAGCATGCCCACCTGCCACAGCACCTTCCGCGACTGAGACCATGGCTTCTTCCCCCAGAACGTGCAGCCTGATGGactgaggaacacacacacagactgaggaacacacactgactgaggactcacacacaggctgaggaacacacacacagactgaggaacacacacacacactgaggaacacacacacaggctgaggaacacacacacagactgaggacacacacacacagactgaggaacacacacacacaggctgaggaacacacacacagattgaggacacacacacagactgtgtaCCTGAGTGAGAGCATACCTGAGGTAGTGTGTACCTGAGTGAGCGCATACCTGAGGTAGTGCACGTCAGTGATCTCCTGCATGCACAGCCAGCAGAACTGGCAGCCGCAGACACTGCAGTTCATGCGGTTGCAGCTGCCGTCGTTGGTTTTCATGATGTAGGCACTGCACTGTGGACACGCCTTAATCTCCTCCACCTCTGCAGACAAGCAGCAGGGAAAGATCAGCCTGCCCACCTGCACAGCCCTGTACACCtgaccacacctacacacagctacactcacctgcacacagatcAGCCTGCCCACCTGCACAGCCCTGTACACCtgaccacacctacacacagctacactcacctgcacacagatcAGCCTGCCCACCTGCACAGCCCTGTACATCTGACCACAGctacactcacctgcacacagatcAGCCTGCCCACCTGCACAGCCCTGTACACCtgaccacacctacacacagctacactcacctgcacacagatcAGCCTGCCCACCTGCACAGCCCTGTACATCTGACCACAGctacactcacctgcacacagatcAGCCTGCCCACCTGCACAGCCCTGTACACCtgaccacacctacacacagctacactcacctgcacacagatcAGCCTGCCCACCTGCACAGCCCTGTACACCtgaccacacctacacacagctacactcacctgcacacagatcAGCCTGCCCACCTGCACAGCCCTGTACACCTGACCACACCTatactcacctgcacacagatcAGCCTGCCCACCTGCACAGCCCTGTACACCTGACCACACCTatactcacctgcacacagatcAGCCTGCCCACCTCTGTACATCtgaccacacctacacacagctacaatcacctgcacacagatcAGCCTGCCTACCTGCACAGCCCTGTACACCtgaccacacctacacacagctacactcacctgcacacagatcAGCCTGCCCACCTGCACAGCCCTGTACACCtgaccacacctacacacagctacactcacctgcacacagatcAGCCTGCCCACCTGCACAGCCCTGTACACCtgaccacacctacacacagctacactcaCCTGCACGGCCCTGCACACCtgaccacacctacacacagctacactcacctgcacagcccTGTACACCTGACCACACCTACCCACAGCTACATTCACCTGCACAGCCCTGTACACCtgaccacacctacacacagctacactcacagaaacacacctgtATTCACCTTCACACACCTGTTCACATCTGACCATACCTGCACACATCCCTACATTCATACATATACCACAATTCAACTTTACTTAATTTacctacacacaggcacacaccgaCATACACTGGACTCTGCATAACAGCCTAATATTTAAAGCTCCATTTCTTTGACATTTCCTGGCGTCCTGATTATGGCGGTGGGACATTTAGAAGTTTCCTGATTAAAGGGGCGGGGCGTTTAGAGGCTTCCTGATGAAAGGGGCGGGACATTTAGAGGATTCCTGATTAAAGGGGCGGGGCGTTTAGAGGCTCCCTGATTAAAGAGGCGGGGTGTTTAGAGGATTCTATATTAAAGGGACGGGGTGTTTAGAGGATTCCTGATTAAAGGGGTGGGGCGTTTAGAGGATTCTATATTAAAGGGGCGGGGCATTTAGAGGCCTCCTGATTAAAGGGGCGGGGCGTTTAGAGGATTCTATATTAAAGGGGCGGAGCGTTTAGAGGCTTCCTGATTAAAGGGGCGGGGCGTTTAGAGGATTCTATATTAAAGGGGCGGAGTGTTTAGAGGCTTCCTGATTAAAGGGGCAGGGCGTTTAGAGGCTTCCTGATTAAAGGGGCGGGGCATACCACTGCCAGGCTCCTCATTGAAGACGAAGAGCGAGGAGGCGTCGTTGTTGGAGGAGGTGTGGCGTGAGCGCTGGCGCCGGGCCTGATCGCAGGTCTGGTCTGGGTGCCACAGCTGCCGGCAGTGATAGCAGAACTCTGTGCCACAGCCGTCCCTGCCACAGCACAGCTTAGGGCACTCTGCACAGCCATAGGCAATCACAGCGTAGCTGCAACACAGAGATTACATTTACCCCTACAGTATAGCAACAATACAGAGATTACATTTACCCCTACAGTATAGCAACAACACAGAGATTAATTTACtcccacagcacagctacaacaCAAATATTATTTACTCCCATAGCATAGCTACAACACAGAGATTACATTTACCCCTACAGTGTAGCAACAATACAGTGATTACATTTACtcccacagcacagctacaacaTAAAGATTACATTTACCCCCACATCACAGCTACAACATAAAGATTACATTTACCCCCACATCACAGCTACAACACAGAGATTACATTTACtcccacagcacagctacaacataaatattacatttac harbors:
- the si:ch211-278j3.3 gene encoding E3 ubiquitin-protein ligase RNF19A isoform X1, with amino-acid sequence MKRPKQHQHLSLLSFFTRKPKSQPKLDRAGATKPQDEVTITLTPTDHGEQNQSIIGGEGAGGVARGGEDEGVESEGGWAGPGAGPGPGAGLECPLCLLTQPCGSFPRLSSCRHRACADCLRQYLRIQISESRVGIACPQCPEALAPPDIHALLDDHALLQRFEEYQLRRVLAADPDTRWCPAPDCSYAVIAYGCAECPKLCCGRDGCGTEFCYHCRQLWHPDQTCDQARRQRSRHTSSNNDASSLFVFNEEPGSEVEEIKACPQCSAYIMKTNDGSCNRMNCSVCGCQFCWLCMQEITDVHYLSPSGCTFWGKKPWSQSRKVLWQVGMLLGAPVVISLIAGIAIPVIIVGIPIYMGRKVHSRCKKNNISGSKHYLTVASGVMMSVFVSPVIAAVTVGVGVPLMMTYVYGVVPMSLCRNGWCRTPKEQPEPRKIRLEDLANYLQFSHVVSDHWMGQSSLVFSEANAQEASLQKASTQEASAQEVSVLPSTSTSPPVPPGCAGRDEWLDSTLDTSLPEGASIKVQVEIETHLQQVEMETHLQQVEMETHLQQVEMERHLQQIEMETHLQQIDMETHLQQVEMETHLQQIEMETHLQQVEMETHLQQVEMETHLQQVEMETHLQQVEMEAGEGLHCSLNSILSTHSRSEEQLYSVSQPPGPQSHTV
- the si:ch211-278j3.3 gene encoding E3 ubiquitin-protein ligase RNF19A isoform X2, encoding MKRPKQHQHLSLLSFFTRKPKSQPKLDRAGATKPQDEVTITLTPTDHGEQNQSIIGGEGAGGVARGGEDEGVESEGGWAGPGAGPGPGAGLECPLCLLTQPCGSFPRLSSCRHRACADCLRQYLRIQISESRVGIACPQCPEALAPPDIHALLDDHALLQRFEEYQLRRVLAADPDTRWCPAPDCSYAVIAYGCAECPKLCCGRDGCGTEFCYHCRQLWHPDQTCDQARRQRSRHTSSNNDASSLFVFNEEPGSEVEEIKACPQCSAYIMKTNDGSCNRMNCSVCGCQFCWLCMQEITDVHYLSPSGCTFWGKKPWSQSRKVLWQVGMLLGAPVVISLIAGIAIPVIIVGIPIYMGRKVHSRCKKNNISGSKHYLTVASGVMMSVFVSPVIAAVTVGVGVPLMMTYVYGVVPMSLCRNGWCRTPKEQPEPRKIRLEDLANFSDHWMGQSSLVFSEANAQEASLQKASTQEASAQEVSVLPSTSTSPPVPPGCAGRDEWLDSTLDTSLPEGASIKVQVEIETHLQQVEMETHLQQVEMETHLQQVEMERHLQQIEMETHLQQIDMETHLQQVEMETHLQQIEMETHLQQVEMETHLQQVEMETHLQQVEMETHLQQVEMEAGEGLHCSLNSILSTHSRSEEQLYSVSQPPGPQSHTV